The Polyodon spathula isolate WHYD16114869_AA chromosome 3, ASM1765450v1, whole genome shotgun sequence genome has a segment encoding these proteins:
- the LOC121307779 gene encoding mitochondrial import inner membrane translocase subunit Tim21-like, whose amino-acid sequence MVVAPPTLAKLQSYSIGCIFVYKKQHDVFVNTESEDSSASKIASVKETGKDFTYLIVVLVGIGVTGGLLYVVFKELFSSSSPSKIYGDALRKCRSHPEVIGVFGEPIKGYGETTRRGRRQHVSHVEYVKDGLKHMQLKFYIEGSEPRIQGTVHSEVKENPETGKYEFRFIFVDIDTYPRRTIVIEDNR is encoded by the exons ATGGTTGTCGCTCCACCCACACTTGCCAAGTTACAGAGCTACAGTATAGG ttgtatttttgtttacaaaaagcAACATGATGTGTTCGTTAATACTGAGTCTGAAGACAGCTCAGCTAGTAAGATTGCATCAG TTAAAGAGACTGGGAAGGATTTTACGTACTTAATAGTGGTTCTTGTTGGGATTGGCGttacag GTGGCttgttgtatgttgtttttaagGAGCTTTTTTCATCATCCAGTCCAAGCAAAATCTATGGTGATGCTTTAAGGAAATGCAGATCACATCCAGAG gttatagGTGTCTTTGGAGAGCCTATTAAAGGTTATGGTGAGACAACACGTCGAGGCAGAAGGCAGCATGTCag TCATGTAGAATACGTGAAAGATGGGCTGAAGCACATGCAACTGAAGTTTTACATTGAAGGTTCAGAACCAAGAATACAAGGAACTGTGCATTCGGAAGTTAAAGAG AACCCTGAAACTGGAAAATATGAATTTCGCTTTATATTTGTGGACATTGATACATATCCAAGAAGAACAATTGTCATTGAAGACAACAGATAA